The Geothermobacter hydrogeniphilus genome includes the window TCGCGACGGTTGACCAGTTGGGGGACAAGCTCTGGCTTGATTTCCTGACCGGCGATATCGTCTACGCGAGCTACGATCAGGATATCTACGGCGAGGATTACTCGTTGTTTGTTTCCCTGGGGACCGGCAAGACTTTCCTGGACGGTCGATTGCGGGTCAAGCTTTCCGGTGACTACAGCCAGGACCCCTATTTCGATGACGACCTGCGAGGTCTGCTCAGCCTGACTTACAATTACGATCACGGTCTTTGATGCCGTTTGTGCCCGACAGGAGTCCGACCATGAAGAAGATCTTCTCCCCGCTTGCGGTTCTGATTATCTGCCTTGCCGTTCTGGCGGCATGCTCGACCATGAACAACAGCTTCCAGTTGCCGAACAACCACCCTTCACCTGATGACCTCGGCGAACAGCCCAAGGTCTGCACCAACTGTCATGACGCCCGGGGGGACATTCCCTTCGAGCGTTTCGTGCATGGTCCGACCTGGGGAGAGAACCACCGCCAGGCTGCCTACCAGGGAGAACGGGTCTGCGCCCTCTGCCACCAGACCAGCTTCTGCAACGACTGTCATGCCACCCGGGTGGAACTGAAGCCGTCACTCAGGCACCAGACCGATAACGTCCGGCGCATGCCGCATCGGGGCGATTATCTCAGCCGTCACCGTATCGACGGCCGGGTCGACCCGACGTCCTGTTTCCGTTGTCATGGCAATCCCAAGGCCGCAGCGACCTGCGTGACCTGTCACGGCTAGAGCCACAGGAGGGAAGGATGATGAAGCGTTTTCTGTCGATACTATTTGCCATATCGCTCCTGGGTGCCCTGCTTTACGGCTGTTCCAGCAGCAGTTCCGACGCGCCTCTGCTCGGTACCGCTCACCCGGACGGCTGGGTGTTGACCCATAAAGCTGATTACCGCGCCGACCCGGCCAGCTGTACCGGTTGTCATGGCGGCAACTACGAAGGCAGCGGCAGTGCCCCGGCCTGCAGAAGTTGTCATCTCGGCTCGGCACCGAATTTCTCGGTACATCCCGATCGCTGGTCGGCAAACGGGGCCGAGCCATTTGTCGAACATCGCCATTTCCACAATGACGACAAGGTCAGCTGGACCACCTGCGCTACTGCCGAGTGCCACGGCGCCACCCTGAAGGGCGGCAACGGTTCCGGCCCGACCGGGCCGAGCTGTTTCTCGACCAGTTTCACCAACGACAACGCCATCACCAATGGTTGTCATCCCACCGGGCCACCGGCACCGCAGTCCCATGCCGGTGGCAATTTCAGTGATCCGGCCAACCATGGGCCCGAGGCCAAGGGGGCCAACCAGAACAACAACAACCAACTGGTCTGTCGCAACTGTCACGGCAGACCGTCCAATACCTTTGACGGTGGCATGGTTGCCGATCCGAATATCATCAATAATCCCAACGGCACCTGCTCGCAGCTTGCCTGCCACCCGGCGGCACAGGCGCATCCGACCGAATGGCAGGGCAGCGGCAGTGTTCCCGGGATCGATCCGGCCTATTTCTCCTCCCATCGGACCACCGACCAGGTCACCCGCGACGAGGCCTGCGTTCTCTGCCACAGGGTGTCTTCCGGGGGGCCGGGACCCAAGCCGGGCGCACCGAGCTGTTTTTCCAGCAACTTCACCAATGCCAACGGCACCGCCAACAATTGTCATGCCAACGGCCCCGGTGTCGCGCCCCATCCGACCGACGGCAGTTATCGCAATCCGGATGGCCCGACGGGGCACGGTCCTGACGCCAAGGCCAACCTGTCTTTCTGTGCCGGTTGTCATGCGACCAACACCGCGGCGGGAAGCAACCCCCGTTTCAATGTCCAGATCGGCGGTCTGCTGAACGGCTGTGAAACCTGCCACAAGGCGGGAACGGCGCATCCCGATTCGGACCGTTGGACCTTCAATCAGGACGGGCAGACCCGGCGGACGCATTTCGCGGCCGGTAATGTCACCACCGCCTGTGCCATGTGCCACAATGTCAGCGTCGGCGACAGCGGCGGAGCGGCCCCGGCCTGTACCGGCTGTCACCTGATCCAGGGAGTGTTCACCAGCCTTGACTGCACCAGCTGCCACGGTACCCCGCCTGACGGTACGGCGGATCTGACCGGTTCGACGACTCCGGTCGCCCATCAGACCACCAAGGCGGGCGGCGGCAACTTCACCGATGTGACCGGTGTCCCGCAGCATGAAACCTGCGCGGTCTGTCATGGCGCCAGGGATGACGGCAATGGCCGCCTGACGGTCAAGAACAGCAACTACGCCCTGTTTGACCGCAATTCCGCGACTTACAACCAGGGTGGGGATCACCTGGACGGGCAGATCGAGATGAACGGCCCGGCACCGAATACCGGCGCCGCCTACGACCCGGGAACGGTCGGCTGCGCCAAGGCCTGTCACGCCAACGACAACGCCCATCAACTGCCCAATGTCTCCGGGCTCACCATCGCCAACGGAGACTACGGAGCGGGCAGCGGCTGCACGTCCTGTCATCAGTATCCGCCGGATACCAGCCCGGTACTCGGCGCGCCGGCGATTGTGCCGGTCACCCATCTGTTCAGCGACAATGGCGTCAAGCTGCTCGCCAATCACGACGATTGCGCCGTCTGCCACGGGACCAGGGATGACGGCACCGGAGCCCACGCTCCGGCGGTCAACTACAACCCCAGCGTTGACCATCAGAACGGCAGCATCAATATCAATATCAACTACGGCTACAGCACCACCACCGGTGGTTGCGCCCAGTCCTGCCATGGCGACAACGCCAGCCACCGGTTCCCGGTTGGCGGTGGCTCCGGTAATACCATTGTCGAAGGCGATTACGGCCAGTCGGTTGCTGGCTGCAATGCCTGTCATGGTTACCCGCCGGACGGCAATGCCGACAGTACCCCGGCGGCGCCCGTCAGCCATCTTTTCAATGACAGCGGTGCAGCCCTGCTGGCCAACCACAATGAATGCCAGCTCTGCCATGGAACCAAGGATGATGGTAACAGCGCCCATCTGCCGACCGGTGACTACAACGTCTCCACCGACCACAGCAGCGGCAGCATCAACATCAACAGCCAGCTGCAGTATGTTTCCAATCCCGCCGATCCGACCTTCGGCGGCTGCAACAACAGTTGTCACGGCAACGACGCCAACCATCGCTTCCCGAACAGCTCCGGGTTGCCGATCACCCTTGGTAATTATGGCGGTTTTACCTGCGCGTCCTGTCATGACAACGGCGCCAACGGCGCACCGATCGTGAAGATAGGTCAAAATTTACATACCAGCGGGAACTGCGAAGACTGCCACCCCGGCGGTACCCGCGGCACCCTGCATGGTGCCGGAACCCCGGTACAACCGGAGGTGGTGTTCATTCCCAATAACCCGACCGTCGGCATCAACTACAGCAGTCACGGCGGCATCTATCTCGGCGGTGACGCCACCAGCCAGACCACCGAGGCCGAGATCTGCTGGGGCTGCCATGACAGCTTCAATCCGAAAATCAGTGAATGGGGCACCAACAGCACGGTCAATACCGGCCTGGTCGGCTATGATTACGGCCAGATCTATGCCGATGCCGGCACCACGACTGTCACCTCGAACTGGGTCAACGCCTGGTGGAAATCGGCGACCCCTGATTTCGCCTACAAGACCGGCCAGGTCAGCTCGACCCATTCGGTCAATCCGGCGGTCACCGGCCCCGGGGTCGATAACGTCGCCCAGATTCGCTGTTCCTACTGCCACGATGTCCATGACCGCAACCAGGCTCCCGGTGACAATGTCTCGAACGCGCCCTACCTGCGCGGTACCTGGAAGGGGAACCCCTATCCGGAGGACGGCGCCCCGCAGTCCGGGCACACTTACAATATTTACAACCGCTATGGTCCGGTGCCGCGCGGGGATATCAGCAACAACGAGACCGGCGGCTACCAGATCGACCAGAATAATGGTAGACCCAATACTTGGAGCGCTGATCAGTTCGGGGGACTGTGTGAACTCTGCCACGCAAATACCGGCGATCCAAGTTTGAACGGGAACGGGGTATGGGATCCGGGCGAAATCGATACTCTCAATGAATTCGGTGATCCCGCGCAGGCCTGGGTCGGCACCAATGGCCACTCGGCCGCCGTCAAGGGCGGAGGCGGCACCAACGCTGCCGATATCCTCACCGCAGCGATCCGCAACCCGTCAGGGATCGGTAACAATAAAAATGATTCGGGTCGTCCCGACATGGGGTATTACTCTTACAACGGGAGTCGGGGGTATGGTTTCCGCAGCCTGCACAGCAACGGCTGGCAGTTGTTGCCGAGTCTGGACGGATCAACGGAGAACTATGCTTTTAAAGACTACTCCTGGCAGGATCTGAACAACAATGACATCAACACCGATACCGGACTCGATACCAGTGTGCATGAGTTCACCTGCTCCAAGTGTCACAACCCGCACGCCTCGCGCCTGCCGAGGCTGATGATCACCAACTGTCTGGATACCAAGCACAACACCTGGGATGATGATTTCCAGACCATCCCCAACACCAGCAATGGTGACGGGGCTTCAACGCCGAGCACCGAGAATATCGGTGTCACCTGGTCCAACTCAACCTCGGCGCAGAACTGTCACCGGGTGAAAGATCCGAGCTTTACGAATGCGGGGGGGGATGGCTGGAACCGGGTGACCCCGTGGGGCGCCGGCGGCGGCAGCGCTCCGGACAACGGAACCATTCCATAAGGAGGGAGAAGATGATGAAGAAATATCTCAAACCGAAAGTCGTCGGCAGTGGCAATGTTCACCCCTGCTGAGAGATGAAGAAGGGGGCGGGTACCTGTGGTGCCCGCCCCCTTCGATTATTATGTTGTCGTTTTCCTCGGTGTGCAGTCGGATTAGTCTTTCTTCTCCGGTTTGTCGGCGGGTTTCTGGCCGCCGAGGAACCGTTCCAGCAGCCCCGTCGGGCTGAGAACGCTGCGCTTGGCCTCATCGACCTTCTTCACCGTGCCGAAGATCTTGCCCGCCATCGCCCCGGCCCGCCCCGGGCCGAAGACCAGCACCAGGATCAGGACGAGTATTCCGATTTCCATCCAGCCGAGTCCAAACATGACCGCATCCTAGCCCAGACGGGGGCAACTGGCAAGGATGGACATCCGGATTTCTTTGCGTTATCCTGACTGCAATTGTCAGCTATTGGTTTGAAAATCTTTGGCCACCAAGACACCAAGGACGCCAAGAAAACCTTTTTTAACGGAGATACGCAGAGCAGGAGAGGGTGGATGTTAAACAGGTTTTGACTTTCTTGGCGCCCTTGGCGTCTTGAGCGAACAGCGTGAGCGGGCGGCTCATGAATCAAGGAATTTCTTCATGAATATCGAACAGATGAAGCTGGTTCTCAAGGAGATGCTGGCGAAAACCGACCTGACACCCTGCGTTGTGGGGCACCGCGGGGTCGGCAAAACGGCCGGGATCATCCAGGCGGTCAGGGATCTTGAACGCGACTATGTCTCGTTGCGTCTCGGTCAGATGGAGGTTGGCGACCTGGTCGGCATTCCCTGGCGGGATGGCGACACCATGCACTGGTCGCGTCCCTCCTGGTGGCCCGGGGATGACGCGCCGCCGACCGTGGTCCATTGCGACGAACTCAACCGTGCCCAGCAGGAGGATACCCTGCAGGCGATCTTTCAGTTCGTCGAACCGCCGGCCGAGGGGATGCGCCGGGCGCTGCACACCCATCGGCTCGATCCGAAGCACCGGGTGGTGGTCTCCATCAATCCGCCCGACGGCAGTTACCAGGTGGCGACCCTCGACCGCGCCCTGCTGGATCGCATGGTGCTGATCTATGTCGAGACCGATTACCGGTGCTGGGCGCGTCATGCCCGCAGCCGGGATTTCGACGGCGATGTGCAGCAGTTTCTCTCTGCCAGTCCGGCGCTGCTGGCGCGGCAGGGCAGTCCCCTTGACCTGCAGGTGGAACCGACCGAACGGGCCTGGGAGATGGTCAGCACCCTGAAAAAACACTGTCGCCTGCCGCGGGAACTGGAGATGGAGGTTTATGCCGGTATCATCGGGCAGGAGGCGGCAGTGGCTTTTATGCAGTGGTGCCGTGAAAGGAAGGATCGCCCGGTGACCGGACGGGAAATCCTGGAGAACTGGGACAAGGTGGCCGAACGTGTCAGGGGACAGCGCCACGACCTGCTGGCGGCGACCCTCAGCGACCTGGTCAGCACCCTGGAAACCTCTCCGGAGCTGGATGAAACCGGCGAGGCCAACCTGGTCGCCTGCATCGCGGTGCTGCCACGCGATCTGCGGTTCGGGCTGGTCAAGTCGCTGCTGAAGATTCCTGCCGTCGCCGCTATTCTCGCCAGGGACGAACACGACGCGGTGGTGTATGACGCTATTGCGGCCTTGAGTCGAGAGGCCTCTTGAGTTTGAGGGCCGCCAAGGCGCGAAGACGCCAGGAAAATCAAAAATCAGGGGCGGCTCCTTTCTTTGTCGGGACGACTGCGACTCTGCGCCTCTGCGCGAGACATGCGTTCTCCGTGGTAACCCAAAACAGGGCGCTGTCCCTGGTTTAAGTCATGGAACTTCTGCAGAATGCCATCATCCGCCTGCTGAAAAAGCGCCCCTTTTACGGCCAGCTGCTGCTCGCCTGCGACCGTCGCGGCGGGGATGCCGAGAGCTTCGGCCTGCATCTGCAGAACGGCACCCCGGTCCTGACTTGCGGCGACGACGTCCTGGTTCAACATCCTCCGGACGTGCAGGAGGCACTGTTTGAGCATCTGCTGCTGCACCTTCTGCACCTCCATCCGCTGCGCGGCAAGGGACGCCATCCGCTGGTCTGGGCTATCGCCTGCGACCTGGCGATCAATCCGGCCATAGAGAACCTTCCAGACTACGCCACCCTGCCGGCACAATATGACCTGCCGGACGGCCTGGCGGCCGAGGAGTATGAACAACTTCTTCTGCGTCGTTTCGGGCTCGGCAACCAGCGCGGCGAGGGGGAGGGAGAGGCTGACCGGAGCGCCCAGGGGAGCGAGGCTGCCGGCGAAGGGGATGCCGAGCAGGAACTGGCGCGGGCCGCGCAGGAGCGTAACCGGCTTGATGACCACCGCGACTGGCCGGAGGCGGACAGCACCCCGCGGCGACTGGCGGAACAGGTGGTGCGGCAACTGGTGCGCGATGCTCATCGTAAAAGCGACGGCGCGGTGCCGGCGGGGCTTGAGGCCCTTGTCGCCGACTATCTCGCGCCGCCGGCCATTCCCTGGCGCGAGGTGCTGCGCCAGTTTGTCGCCACTGCCGGCCGGGTCGGCCGGAGCGGTACCTGGAAACGCGAGCATCGCCGTTTCGGACATGAGACTCCCGGGCAACGCAAGCGACGGCGGCTCAACCTGCTGGTCGGCATCGATGTGTCCGATTCGACCATGGCGCCCGAACTCCGTGAAAGTTTTGCCCGGGAACTGCTGCAGA containing:
- a CDS encoding cytochrome C, with translation MKKIFSPLAVLIICLAVLAACSTMNNSFQLPNNHPSPDDLGEQPKVCTNCHDARGDIPFERFVHGPTWGENHRQAAYQGERVCALCHQTSFCNDCHATRVELKPSLRHQTDNVRRMPHRGDYLSRHRIDGRVDPTSCFRCHGNPKAAATCVTCHG
- a CDS encoding vWA domain-containing protein; this encodes MELLQNAIIRLLKKRPFYGQLLLACDRRGGDAESFGLHLQNGTPVLTCGDDVLVQHPPDVQEALFEHLLLHLLHLHPLRGKGRHPLVWAIACDLAINPAIENLPDYATLPAQYDLPDGLAAEEYEQLLLRRFGLGNQRGEGEGEADRSAQGSEAAGEGDAEQELARAAQERNRLDDHRDWPEADSTPRRLAEQVVRQLVRDAHRKSDGAVPAGLEALVADYLAPPAIPWREVLRQFVATAGRVGRSGTWKREHRRFGHETPGQRKRRRLNLLVGIDVSDSTMAPELRESFARELLQIARGRDSLLTVLYSGSRIQQIRRFSSSNAVHEVFHGGGFTDLRPVFDYAREMRPQPAAIIYLTDGYGEAPETMTIPTLWVLTADGRKPADWGVELRLGDET
- a CDS encoding cytochrome c3 family protein; translated protein: MMKRFLSILFAISLLGALLYGCSSSSSDAPLLGTAHPDGWVLTHKADYRADPASCTGCHGGNYEGSGSAPACRSCHLGSAPNFSVHPDRWSANGAEPFVEHRHFHNDDKVSWTTCATAECHGATLKGGNGSGPTGPSCFSTSFTNDNAITNGCHPTGPPAPQSHAGGNFSDPANHGPEAKGANQNNNNQLVCRNCHGRPSNTFDGGMVADPNIINNPNGTCSQLACHPAAQAHPTEWQGSGSVPGIDPAYFSSHRTTDQVTRDEACVLCHRVSSGGPGPKPGAPSCFSSNFTNANGTANNCHANGPGVAPHPTDGSYRNPDGPTGHGPDAKANLSFCAGCHATNTAAGSNPRFNVQIGGLLNGCETCHKAGTAHPDSDRWTFNQDGQTRRTHFAAGNVTTACAMCHNVSVGDSGGAAPACTGCHLIQGVFTSLDCTSCHGTPPDGTADLTGSTTPVAHQTTKAGGGNFTDVTGVPQHETCAVCHGARDDGNGRLTVKNSNYALFDRNSATYNQGGDHLDGQIEMNGPAPNTGAAYDPGTVGCAKACHANDNAHQLPNVSGLTIANGDYGAGSGCTSCHQYPPDTSPVLGAPAIVPVTHLFSDNGVKLLANHDDCAVCHGTRDDGTGAHAPAVNYNPSVDHQNGSINININYGYSTTTGGCAQSCHGDNASHRFPVGGGSGNTIVEGDYGQSVAGCNACHGYPPDGNADSTPAAPVSHLFNDSGAALLANHNECQLCHGTKDDGNSAHLPTGDYNVSTDHSSGSININSQLQYVSNPADPTFGGCNNSCHGNDANHRFPNSSGLPITLGNYGGFTCASCHDNGANGAPIVKIGQNLHTSGNCEDCHPGGTRGTLHGAGTPVQPEVVFIPNNPTVGINYSSHGGIYLGGDATSQTTEAEICWGCHDSFNPKISEWGTNSTVNTGLVGYDYGQIYADAGTTTVTSNWVNAWWKSATPDFAYKTGQVSSTHSVNPAVTGPGVDNVAQIRCSYCHDVHDRNQAPGDNVSNAPYLRGTWKGNPYPEDGAPQSGHTYNIYNRYGPVPRGDISNNETGGYQIDQNNGRPNTWSADQFGGLCELCHANTGDPSLNGNGVWDPGEIDTLNEFGDPAQAWVGTNGHSAAVKGGGGTNAADILTAAIRNPSGIGNNKNDSGRPDMGYYSYNGSRGYGFRSLHSNGWQLLPSLDGSTENYAFKDYSWQDLNNNDINTDTGLDTSVHEFTCSKCHNPHASRLPRLMITNCLDTKHNTWDDDFQTIPNTSNGDGASTPSTENIGVTWSNSTSAQNCHRVKDPSFTNAGGDGWNRVTPWGAGGGSAPDNGTIP
- a CDS encoding Sec-independent protein translocase subunit TatA/TatB, translating into MFGLGWMEIGILVLILVLVFGPGRAGAMAGKIFGTVKKVDEAKRSVLSPTGLLERFLGGQKPADKPEKKD